Proteins from one Chroococcidiopsis sp. CCMEE 29 genomic window:
- a CDS encoding DEAD/DEAH box helicase, which produces MAILHGSWLLQNQGSCLFVWGETWRSLSATSVSPLADVPVHPLAMTTAELIEWWRSHLVTTQSLLPAESTSVPARRTRKGGNAPDADLPTHFQVIALPTQIAENGEAGMASMYPVHSATLPSETELTHLLQPWRIEGFCLEPLTAIKFLTSLPLGNTNEESAFLGGDLRFWSQVARWSLDLLSRCKFLPLLEQQTDGAVVASWRSLLDSAVDSSRLEKFAQLMPTACRTYQRGQGSGVRGQGEENTYSLAVELPPSPQKLLLGFLNSMIDAQVRAVASSYSLPVVRSPIQDWVQALGQTDRTLKAQPVEVERLEAALNAWTAPLQYQLAGQSLFRTCCELRPPAANETDWTLAYFLQAANEPEFLVDAATIWNHPVESFIYRNRTIEQPQETLLRGLGLASRIYPPIAASLEQPFPQSCSLTPVQAYEFLKSVAWRFEDSGLGVILPPSLANRDGWANCLGLKISANTSQQQQGRLGLQSLLNFQWELAIGGQTLSRAGFDRLVALNSPLVEINGEWVELRPQDIKTAQAFFAARKDKMALSLEDALRLSTGDTQAIEKLPVVSFEASGALQELMATLTDNQAIAPMPPPASFRGELRPYQARGVAWLSFLERWGLGACLADDMGLGKTIQFIAFLLHLKEQEALKEPTLLVCPTSVLGNWEREVKKFGPTLKVLMHHGDKRPKGKAFAQAVKGQDLIITSYALIQRDLKSLQSISWQGVVLDEAQNIKNPEAKQSQAVRQLESSFRMALTGTPVENRLQELWSIMDFLNPGYLGPRQFFQRRFAIPIEKYGDAASLKTLRSLAQPFILRRLKTDRAIIQDLPEKQEMTIFCGLSAEQAVLYQRVVEESLTEIESAEGIQRRGMILALLVKLKQICNHPGQFLKEATLKQPQRSAKLQRLEEMLEEALSEGDRALIFTQFAEWGKLLQPHLEQQLGKEIFFLYGSTSKKQREEMIDRFQHDPQGPPIMILSLKAGGVGLNLTRANHVFHFDRWWNPAVENQATDRVFRIGQTRNVQVHKFVCTGTLEEKINEMIESKKALTEQVVGAGEQWLTELNPDQLRNLLVLERNAVIEEDEE; this is translated from the coding sequence ATGGCAATTTTACACGGTAGTTGGTTACTTCAAAATCAGGGTAGTTGTTTATTCGTTTGGGGAGAAACTTGGCGCTCTTTGTCGGCAACCTCTGTCTCTCCCTTGGCAGATGTGCCAGTTCATCCCTTGGCAATGACAACTGCTGAATTGATCGAATGGTGGCGATCGCATTTGGTAACTACACAATCACTGCTGCCAGCTGAGAGCACTTCCGTCCCAGCTAGACGCACCCGTAAAGGTGGAAATGCACCTGATGCTGATTTGCCAACCCATTTCCAAGTCATTGCCTTACCAACTCAGATTGCAGAAAACGGTGAGGCGGGGATGGCATCAATGTATCCAGTCCATTCTGCTACATTACCCTCAGAAACAGAGCTAACCCACTTACTACAACCGTGGCGAATCGAAGGTTTCTGTCTAGAACCTTTGACGGCGATCAAATTTTTGACTTCTCTACCTCTTGGCAATACTAACGAGGAAAGTGCCTTTTTGGGGGGGGATTTACGCTTTTGGTCGCAGGTTGCTCGCTGGAGTTTAGATCTGCTGAGTCGGTGTAAGTTTTTGCCCCTCTTAGAGCAGCAAACAGATGGTGCAGTCGTTGCTAGTTGGCGATCGCTTTTAGACAGTGCCGTAGATTCTTCTCGCCTAGAAAAATTTGCCCAGCTGATGCCTACCGCTTGCCGTACTTATCAGAGGGGTCAGGGGTCGGGGGTCAGGGGTCAGGGGGAAGAAAATACCTACTCTCTTGCTGTAGAATTGCCGCCCTCGCCTCAGAAATTACTGCTGGGATTTCTTAACAGTATGATAGATGCTCAAGTTAGGGCGGTGGCGAGTAGTTATTCGTTACCAGTTGTAAGGTCGCCTATCCAAGATTGGGTACAAGCCTTGGGACAGACAGATCGTACCCTGAAGGCACAGCCAGTTGAGGTGGAACGGCTGGAGGCGGCACTGAATGCTTGGACTGCACCGCTGCAATATCAACTAGCGGGACAAAGTCTATTTCGTACCTGCTGTGAACTTCGACCTCCAGCAGCAAATGAAACCGATTGGACTTTGGCGTACTTCCTACAAGCAGCTAATGAGCCAGAATTTTTGGTTGATGCGGCAACGATTTGGAACCACCCAGTTGAGAGCTTTATTTATCGAAATCGCACAATTGAGCAGCCTCAGGAAACTTTACTCAGAGGTTTAGGTTTAGCTTCTAGAATCTATCCTCCGATTGCCGCTAGTTTAGAGCAGCCATTTCCCCAGTCCTGTAGCCTCACTCCTGTACAAGCGTATGAGTTTTTAAAGTCAGTTGCTTGGCGGTTTGAGGATAGTGGTTTGGGGGTGATTTTACCTCCCAGTTTGGCAAATCGGGATGGATGGGCGAACTGCTTAGGTTTAAAAATCAGCGCGAATACGTCGCAGCAACAGCAAGGTCGCTTGGGGTTACAGAGTCTATTAAACTTTCAGTGGGAATTAGCGATTGGTGGACAAACGCTATCAAGAGCAGGGTTTGACCGCCTGGTAGCGCTCAATAGCCCATTGGTAGAAATTAATGGCGAGTGGGTGGAACTGCGACCGCAGGATATCAAGACAGCGCAAGCGTTCTTTGCTGCTCGTAAAGACAAGATGGCGCTCTCGTTGGAAGATGCCCTGCGCCTTAGCACTGGTGACACTCAGGCAATCGAAAAACTACCAGTGGTCAGCTTTGAGGCATCGGGGGCATTGCAGGAATTGATGGCAACGCTGACAGATAACCAAGCGATCGCACCCATGCCACCACCAGCCAGTTTTCGAGGTGAGTTGCGACCGTATCAAGCGCGGGGGGTTGCTTGGCTATCCTTCCTAGAGCGTTGGGGTTTAGGCGCGTGTCTTGCAGACGATATGGGACTGGGCAAAACGATTCAGTTCATTGCCTTCCTACTACATTTGAAAGAGCAGGAAGCACTCAAAGAACCGACGTTGCTAGTTTGTCCAACTTCTGTGTTGGGGAACTGGGAACGAGAAGTCAAAAAATTTGGTCCAACGCTGAAAGTTTTGATGCACCACGGGGATAAACGTCCTAAAGGTAAGGCGTTTGCTCAAGCAGTTAAAGGTCAAGACTTGATAATCACAAGCTATGCGCTGATTCAGCGAGACTTGAAGTCACTTCAGAGCATTTCCTGGCAAGGGGTGGTGCTGGATGAAGCTCAGAATATTAAGAACCCAGAGGCAAAGCAGTCGCAGGCAGTGCGACAACTAGAATCCTCATTTCGCATGGCGCTGACAGGAACGCCAGTGGAGAACAGGCTGCAAGAACTATGGTCGATTATGGATTTTCTCAATCCAGGGTATTTGGGACCGCGCCAATTTTTTCAACGGCGATTTGCGATTCCGATTGAGAAATACGGGGATGCAGCTTCTTTAAAAACACTGCGATCGCTCGCCCAGCCTTTTATTCTACGCCGTCTGAAAACTGACCGTGCGATTATTCAAGACTTGCCAGAAAAGCAGGAAATGACTATATTTTGCGGTCTGTCAGCTGAACAAGCAGTACTTTATCAACGGGTAGTGGAGGAGTCTTTGACTGAGATTGAATCAGCCGAAGGAATACAACGTCGGGGAATGATTTTGGCTTTACTGGTGAAGTTAAAACAGATTTGTAACCACCCAGGACAATTTTTAAAAGAAGCCACACTCAAGCAGCCGCAGCGTTCTGCTAAACTTCAGCGTTTAGAGGAAATGCTAGAGGAAGCTTTATCAGAAGGCGATCGCGCTTTAATCTTCACTCAATTCGCCGAATGGGGTAAACTCCTTCAGCCTCATCTAGAACAACAGCTGGGTAAAGAAATATTTTTCCTGTATGGGAGCACCTCGAAAAAACAACGAGAGGAGATGATAGACCGTTTTCAGCACGATCCCCAAGGTCCGCCAATCATGATTCTTTCTCTCAAAGCGGGTGGTGTAGGACTTAACCTGACACGCGCTAATCATGTCTTCCACTTTGACCGTTGGTGGAACCCCGCTGTGGAGAACCAAGCCACCGATCGCGTTTTTCGCATTGGTCAAACCCGTAATGTTCAAGTACACAAATTTGTCTGTACAGGAACTTTAGAAGAAAAAATTAACGAAATGATTGAAAGCAAGAAAGCACTGACGGAGCAAGTTGTAGGCGCTGGGGAACAGTGGCTAACTGAACTGAATCCAGATCAACTCCGGAACTTACTAGTGCTAGAGCGCAATGCTGTAATTGAAGAGGATGAAGAGTGA
- a CDS encoding polyribonucleotide nucleotidyltransferase, producing the protein MVEIDRSISFYGRDIRLKAGLLAPQAGGSVLVQSGDTAVLVTATRSNAREGIDFLPLTVDYEERQYAVGRIPGGFLRREGRPPEKAILTSRLIDRPLRPLFPNWLRDDLQVVATTLSLDEQVPPDVLAVTGASLAVLLAKIPFLGPMAAVRVGLLGDDFIINPTYAEIESGDLDLVVAGSPQGVIMVEAGASQLPEQDIIEAIDFGYEAVQELIKAQQDLIAELGIEVVQETPPDVDATLLNFIRDRAETPVKQILAQFDQDKNNRDEALDAVKESIAAAIAELPEEDPIRVAATANSKAVGNTFKDVTKELMRRQIIQDSVRVDGRKLDEVRPVSCRIDVLPKRVHGSGLFNRGLTQVLSACTLGTPGDAQNLSDDLQEDMEKRYLHHYNFPPFSVGETKPLRAPGRREIGHGALAERALLPVLPPKEEFPYVIRVVSEVLSSNGSTSMGSVCGSTLALMDAGVPILKPVSGAAMGLIKEGEEVRVLTDIQGIEDFLGDMDFKVAGTDQGITALQMDMKISGLPLEIIAKAIGQARPARLHILEKMLEAIDKPRTEMSPFAPRLLTIKIEPELIGMIIGPGGKTIKGITEETGAKIDIEDDGTVTISAVDESKAKKARNIIQGMTRKLNEGDVYAGRVTRIIPIGAFVEFLPGKEGMIHISQLADYRVGKVEDEVTVGDEVIVKVREIDTKGRVNLTRLGIHPEQAAAAREAAVNR; encoded by the coding sequence ATGGTAGAGATAGATAGGTCAATATCCTTTTACGGACGGGATATTCGACTGAAGGCTGGTCTATTGGCTCCCCAGGCCGGTGGGTCTGTTTTGGTACAATCTGGGGATACAGCTGTTTTAGTGACTGCAACCCGCTCTAATGCCAGAGAAGGCATTGATTTTCTACCGCTGACTGTGGATTACGAAGAAAGACAGTATGCGGTAGGTAGGATTCCGGGGGGGTTCTTACGGCGTGAGGGACGTCCACCCGAAAAAGCAATTCTAACAAGCCGTCTGATTGATCGTCCGCTGCGTCCCCTATTTCCCAATTGGCTGCGAGATGACTTGCAAGTTGTGGCAACGACTCTTTCACTGGATGAGCAGGTACCTCCCGATGTGTTGGCAGTAACTGGTGCTTCACTTGCCGTGCTACTTGCCAAAATCCCGTTTCTAGGACCGATGGCCGCAGTGCGAGTGGGGTTGTTAGGAGATGATTTTATTATCAATCCTACTTATGCAGAAATCGAATCTGGAGACCTGGATCTGGTGGTTGCAGGTTCCCCCCAAGGCGTGATTATGGTAGAAGCTGGGGCAAGCCAGTTGCCAGAACAGGACATCATTGAGGCAATTGATTTTGGCTACGAAGCGGTGCAGGAGCTAATCAAAGCCCAGCAAGATTTGATTGCGGAATTGGGTATTGAAGTTGTGCAAGAAACTCCACCAGATGTGGACGCAACTCTATTAAACTTTATCCGCGATCGCGCTGAAACTCCTGTTAAACAAATTCTAGCTCAATTTGACCAGGACAAAAACAATCGAGATGAAGCTCTAGACGCTGTGAAGGAATCAATCGCTGCAGCGATTGCCGAACTACCAGAAGAAGACCCGATTCGAGTTGCCGCAACTGCAAATAGCAAGGCGGTTGGCAATACTTTCAAGGATGTGACCAAAGAGTTGATGCGCCGTCAAATCATCCAGGATAGCGTGCGGGTTGATGGTCGCAAGTTAGATGAAGTGCGTCCTGTTTCTTGCCGCATTGACGTTTTACCAAAACGAGTTCACGGTAGTGGCTTATTTAACCGAGGACTAACCCAGGTTTTATCCGCCTGTACTTTAGGTACACCGGGAGATGCTCAAAACCTATCCGATGACCTACAAGAGGATATGGAGAAGCGTTATCTTCATCATTACAACTTCCCACCTTTTTCAGTCGGAGAAACTAAGCCATTGAGGGCACCAGGTCGCCGCGAAATCGGACATGGTGCTTTGGCAGAACGCGCGCTTTTGCCAGTCTTACCACCAAAAGAAGAATTCCCCTACGTGATCCGGGTGGTATCTGAAGTCCTTTCATCCAACGGTTCCACCTCAATGGGTTCAGTCTGCGGCTCTACACTGGCATTAATGGATGCTGGAGTGCCAATTCTCAAGCCGGTCAGTGGTGCAGCAATGGGGCTGATTAAGGAAGGCGAGGAAGTGCGTGTCCTGACTGATATTCAAGGCATTGAAGACTTTTTGGGCGACATGGATTTCAAAGTTGCTGGGACAGATCAGGGGATTACAGCCTTGCAAATGGATATGAAGATCTCTGGTCTTCCCCTGGAAATTATTGCTAAAGCGATCGGCCAAGCTCGTCCTGCACGGTTGCACATTCTGGAGAAAATGCTGGAAGCAATTGACAAACCGCGTACCGAGATGTCACCCTTTGCCCCGCGTTTGCTAACAATTAAGATTGAGCCAGAGTTGATTGGCATGATCATTGGACCCGGAGGTAAGACAATTAAAGGCATCACCGAGGAAACCGGCGCCAAAATTGATATTGAAGATGACGGCACAGTGACGATTTCTGCTGTGGATGAGAGCAAGGCGAAGAAGGCACGCAATATCATCCAGGGAATGACGCGCAAGCTGAATGAAGGCGATGTTTACGCGGGTCGCGTGACTCGGATTATCCCGATTGGGGCATTCGTGGAGTTTTTGCCTGGGAAAGAAGGAATGATTCACATTTCCCAGCTAGCTGACTATCGAGTAGGCAAGGTCGAGGATGAGGTGACAGTGGGTGATGAGGTGATTGTCAAAGTGCGGGAGATAGACACCAAAGGTCGAGTTAATCTCACACGTTTGGGCATTCATCCAGAACAGGCAGCTGCTGCACGTGAAGCAGCGGTTAATCGGTAA
- the psbE gene encoding cytochrome b559 subunit alpha has protein sequence MSGSTGERPFSDIITSVRYWVIHSITIPALFIAGWLFVSTGLAYDAFGTPRPNEYYPQERQEVPIVSDRFESKQQIDQFEKYIGK, from the coding sequence ATGTCGGGTTCAACTGGAGAACGTCCATTTTCGGACATTATTACCAGCGTTCGTTACTGGGTAATTCACAGCATTACTATTCCAGCCTTGTTTATTGCTGGCTGGTTATTTGTTAGTACTGGTCTAGCATATGATGCGTTTGGAACGCCTCGTCCTAATGAGTATTACCCACAAGAACGGCAGGAAGTACCAATCGTAAGTGACCGCTTTGAAAGCAAGCAACAAATTGATCAGTTTGAGAAATATATCGGTAAGTAG
- the folP gene encoding dihydropteroate synthase, whose translation MKDELIQNPKSKIQNALTIRGHSFEWGQRTYLMGVLNVTPDSFSDGGEFNTLDAALAQAQQLVTAGTDIIDVGGQSTRPGAAEISLEEELDRVLPVVQLLRQEISVPLSVDTTRAAVAKAAVAAGADIVNDISGATFDPDMLLTVATLGVPIVLMHIRGMPQTMQQLTDYQDLIGEIYQFLEARIGAAIAAGIDSSRIIIDPGIGFAKKYNQSLEIIRRLSVFRSLNCPILVGTSRKSFIGHILNQPDPKARVWGTAAACCAAIASGADMLRVHDVKEMRDVCYVADAIFRRS comes from the coding sequence ATGAAGGATGAATTAATCCAAAATCCAAAATCTAAAATCCAAAATGCCTTGACAATCCGGGGACACTCCTTTGAGTGGGGACAGCGAACGTATCTGATGGGGGTGCTGAACGTCACGCCTGATAGCTTTAGTGATGGCGGCGAGTTCAACACCCTAGATGCTGCTTTGGCGCAAGCGCAGCAACTCGTAACAGCAGGTACAGACATAATCGATGTAGGCGGACAATCGACTCGACCGGGAGCAGCTGAAATCTCGCTGGAAGAAGAACTTGATCGGGTACTGCCAGTGGTGCAGCTGCTACGTCAAGAAATCTCAGTGCCGCTTTCGGTGGATACAACACGAGCAGCGGTAGCCAAGGCAGCTGTTGCAGCTGGGGCAGATATAGTGAATGACATTTCTGGCGCAACTTTTGACCCAGATATGTTGCTAACTGTAGCTACTCTGGGCGTGCCAATTGTGTTAATGCATATCCGGGGTATGCCCCAAACCATGCAACAGCTAACGGATTATCAGGATTTGATTGGGGAGATTTATCAGTTTCTAGAAGCCCGGATCGGCGCTGCGATCGCCGCTGGTATTGACTCATCGCGCATCATCATTGACCCTGGCATTGGTTTTGCTAAGAAATACAACCAAAGTCTGGAAATTATTCGCCGTCTCTCAGTGTTTCGTTCCCTTAACTGCCCGATTTTAGTGGGAACATCCCGGAAAAGTTTCATTGGCCACATTTTAAATCAACCCGACCCGAAAGCGCGAGTTTGGGGAACAGCAGCGGCATGCTGTGCTGCGATCGCCTCTGGTGCAGATATGCTTCGAGTTCACGATGTCAAGGAAATGCGAGATGTCTGCTACGTTGCTGATGCCATATTTAGGCGATCGTGA
- the psaI gene encoding photosystem I reaction center subunit VIII, with protein sequence MYLALFSASFLPSLLIPLTCWVFPAVAMAAFFLYVEREDAPTE encoded by the coding sequence ATGTATTTAGCATTGTTTTCGGCTTCATTTTTACCATCGCTCCTGATTCCCCTAACTTGCTGGGTTTTTCCAGCGGTGGCTATGGCAGCTTTCTTTCTTTATGTTGAACGTGAAGATGCTCCAACAGAGTAA
- a CDS encoding Uma2 family endonuclease, translating to MVSSTQYRFINKIVFSIRQGTKLGWFIDPDDKSVMVFQSNQLPEVKYDNNNLSVLDILVNWQVFPTNIFSWLKVK from the coding sequence ATGGTGTCCTCAACTCAGTATCGGTTTATTAACAAGATTGTTTTTTCTATACGGCAAGGGACAAAATTAGGTTGGTTCATTGACCCTGATGATAAATCTGTAATGGTATTTCAATCTAATCAATTGCCGGAAGTAAAATATGATAACAATAATTTATCTGTTCTGGATATATTGGTGAATTGGCAAGTTTTTCCAACAAATATATTTAGTTGGCTAAAAGTTAAATAA
- a CDS encoding photosystem II reaction center protein J: MSGTGRIPLWVVATIVGLGVIAVVGTFFYGSYTHLGSSL; encoded by the coding sequence GTGTCTGGAACTGGAAGAATTCCCCTTTGGGTAGTAGCCACGATCGTTGGTTTGGGTGTAATTGCCGTTGTAGGAACCTTCTTTTATGGTTCTTACACCCATTTAGGTTCCTCTTTGTAA
- the psbF gene encoding cytochrome b559 subunit beta produces the protein MNTNSANQPVQYPIFTVRWLAVHTLAVPTVFFLGAIAAMQFIQR, from the coding sequence ATGAATACCAATAGCGCTAACCAACCGGTTCAATATCCGATTTTTACAGTTAGATGGCTTGCGGTTCACACCTTAGCTGTACCAACAGTATTTTTTCTGGGTGCGATCGCTGCTATGCAGTTTATTCAACGCTAG
- a CDS encoding Uma2 family endonuclease codes for MKLPETEPVSEYVNGKISQKPIPQGEHSRLQTRLSTAINQVGEPQKIALALTELRCTFGGSSIVSDIAVFEWQRIPILPSGRIATKFDIHPDWTIEILSPDQSPSRVIKKVTFCLKQGTKLGWFIDTEDESVTVFQPNQLPEVKEKQDILPVLNLLRDWQISVADIFRWLSFT; via the coding sequence TTGAAATTACCAGAAACTGAACCTGTAAGTGAATACGTAAATGGAAAGATTTCTCAAAAGCCTATACCACAGGGAGAACACAGCCGGCTTCAAACCCGTTTGTCCACTGCTATTAACCAAGTAGGAGAACCCCAAAAAATAGCGCTAGCATTGACAGAATTGCGGTGCACTTTCGGTGGTAGTTCAATAGTCTCAGATATTGCGGTTTTTGAGTGGCAACGTATTCCCATACTTCCTAGTGGCAGGATTGCCACTAAGTTCGACATCCATCCAGATTGGACAATTGAAATTCTTTCCCCTGACCAATCACCAAGTCGTGTTATTAAAAAAGTTACCTTCTGCCTTAAGCAGGGAACAAAATTAGGTTGGTTCATAGATACCGAAGATGAATCCGTGACTGTATTCCAACCTAACCAGCTACCAGAAGTAAAGGAAAAACAGGATATTTTACCAGTTCTGAATTTGCTAAGAGATTGGCAAATATCGGTAGCAGATATATTTAGGTGGCTGAGTTTTACATAG
- the tpiA gene encoding triose-phosphate isomerase, producing MRKIVIAGNWKMHKTQAESLEFLQGFMPSLEETSQEQEVVLCAPFTALNVLSKNLHGSRVQLGAQNVHWEAYGAYTGEISGPMLTEIGVRYVIVGHSERRQYFGETDETVNLRLKAAQRYGLTPILCVGESKQQRDAGETESLITMQLEKDLVDVDQQNLVIAYEPIWAIGTGDTCEPKEANRVIGAIRSQLTNPHVSIQYGGSVKPDNIDEIMAQPEIDGALVGGASLEPASFAQILNYKKDAG from the coding sequence GTGCGGAAAATCGTTATTGCTGGAAATTGGAAAATGCACAAAACCCAGGCAGAGTCTCTGGAGTTTTTGCAGGGATTTATGCCTAGCCTGGAGGAAACCTCTCAAGAGCAGGAAGTAGTCTTATGCGCTCCCTTCACTGCCCTGAACGTTCTATCAAAGAACTTGCATGGCAGCCGCGTGCAGTTAGGTGCCCAAAACGTCCACTGGGAAGCGTATGGAGCCTATACGGGTGAAATCTCTGGTCCAATGTTGACAGAAATTGGGGTGCGTTATGTCATTGTTGGTCACAGTGAACGGCGGCAATACTTTGGGGAAACGGATGAAACTGTTAACCTGCGGCTAAAAGCTGCCCAGCGCTATGGTCTTACACCGATTCTTTGTGTGGGTGAATCCAAGCAACAGCGGGATGCGGGTGAAACCGAATCCCTAATTACCATGCAGTTGGAAAAAGACCTAGTTGATGTTGATCAACAGAACCTTGTGATTGCTTACGAACCGATCTGGGCAATTGGTACTGGTGACACCTGTGAGCCAAAGGAAGCTAACCGAGTGATCGGCGCGATTCGTAGTCAGTTGACTAATCCTCATGTCTCTATTCAGTACGGCGGCTCTGTCAAGCCCGACAATATTGATGAAATCATGGCTCAGCCAGAAATCGATGGTGCTTTAGTCGGGGGAGCTAGTTTGGAACCTGCGAGTTTTGCCCAGATCCTGAATTACAAAAAGGATGCAGGATGA
- a CDS encoding photosystem II reaction center protein L has product MPERTPNPNNQPVELNRTSLYLGLLLVFVLGILFSSYFFN; this is encoded by the coding sequence ATGCCAGAGAGAACTCCCAATCCCAATAATCAGCCTGTTGAATTAAATCGGACTTCACTTTACCTAGGTCTGCTGCTTGTTTTCGTTCTCGGTATCCTGTTCTCCAGTTATTTCTTTAACTAA
- a CDS encoding spore coat U domain-containing protein: protein MIIKQALIVSGLALSAAFIPTLPVLSQVSLSCTVSTVGINFGTYDVFSTLPKDATGQVTYKCLEGSLLQPITISLSKGNSTTYIPRQMQKGSALLNYNLYLDAAGQSIWGDGTGGTNRYSSNLLTGTVIIYGRIPARQNVSAGTYADSITATLNF from the coding sequence ATGATTATCAAGCAAGCCTTGATAGTATCAGGATTGGCTTTATCTGCTGCTTTTATTCCTACCCTTCCTGTTCTATCCCAGGTTAGTCTTTCCTGTACGGTCAGCACTGTTGGTATTAACTTTGGTACCTATGATGTTTTTAGTACTCTGCCAAAAGATGCCACCGGTCAAGTAACTTACAAGTGCCTGGAAGGAAGTTTACTGCAACCAATTACAATTTCTTTGAGTAAAGGAAATTCGACCACCTATATACCTCGCCAAATGCAAAAGGGCAGTGCCTTACTCAACTACAACCTCTATCTCGATGCTGCAGGACAATCCATTTGGGGAGATGGGACAGGGGGTACGAACCGCTATAGCAGTAATTTGTTAACTGGGACTGTCATAATTTATGGTCGCATACCAGCTCGACAGAATGTCAGTGCTGGAACCTATGCAGATTCAATTACCGCTACACTTAATTTTTGA
- a CDS encoding N-acetyltransferase, with product MLLPIRKILNNGIAVELDWMRPQEQGSVRDLLNTVISEGKTYPQDQPLSEVEFAAYWLSQDAFVVRAVKDTDTQPRDRDVLGAFYLKPNFPGRCSHICNAGFIVQPVLRGQGIGRLMGEEMLKIASSLGYTAVMFNLVFETNIPSIKLWQSLGFETLGRIPNAAKLPNGQVVDALIMYRHLKGLGVRD from the coding sequence ATGCTTCTACCAATTCGGAAAATTTTAAATAATGGCATTGCTGTAGAACTAGACTGGATGCGCCCTCAAGAACAAGGTAGTGTGAGGGATTTACTCAATACTGTCATTAGTGAAGGGAAGACCTATCCTCAAGATCAACCCCTTTCTGAGGTAGAATTTGCTGCTTACTGGCTAAGTCAAGACGCATTTGTCGTTAGAGCGGTTAAAGACACAGATACACAACCAAGAGATAGAGACGTGTTGGGTGCTTTTTATCTAAAACCCAACTTTCCAGGGCGCTGTAGCCATATTTGCAATGCTGGATTTATTGTACAACCTGTGCTGCGGGGGCAAGGGATAGGCAGGTTGATGGGAGAGGAGATGCTCAAAATTGCTAGTAGCTTAGGTTATACAGCGGTGATGTTCAACTTAGTATTTGAGACTAATATACCCTCAATTAAATTGTGGCAGTCTTTGGGATTTGAAACCCTTGGGCGTATTCCAAACGCGGCAAAGCTACCGAATGGACAAGTGGTGGATGCACTGATCATGTATCGCCATCTGAAGGGGTTAGGAGTTAGGGATTAA
- a CDS encoding spore coat protein U domain-containing protein, with translation MKRSLLLTSIFTLLVAGIAAPAMAGTATSDLGVSATVTFTCTISTTPVDFGTYDPLASSILGATGIVSTTCTLGTPVQITLGQGLNPARNCQFNLKVPASDQPLVNLGQLQCIAS, from the coding sequence ATGAAGCGTAGCCTTTTATTAACTTCTATATTTACATTACTAGTCGCCGGTATTGCTGCCCCAGCAATGGCCGGTACAGCAACCAGCGACCTTGGCGTTTCAGCGACCGTTACTTTCACGTGCACAATTTCTACCACTCCTGTAGACTTTGGGACCTATGATCCACTAGCTAGCAGTATCCTCGGTGCAACAGGAATAGTCTCAACAACTTGCACTTTAGGTACTCCAGTTCAAATTACTTTAGGTCAAGGTTTAAATCCAGCAAGGAATTGTCAGTTTAATTTAAAGGTTCCGGCTTCTGACCAACCTTTGGTTAATTTAGGTCAGTTACAATGTATTGCTTCATGA